The following are encoded together in the Phenylobacterium sp. NIBR 498073 genome:
- a CDS encoding S41 family peptidase: MKLLTALSLSAGLLTSAAAAQTPIAPRAKVEALAAAIDAQFYDPARAGKLAAELRAEAGKGTYDRLTDPRDFAAALTERLRPQDGHFAVSWTPPEAASATAPPARSGPPPFLSRRGGYGFVAVKVLPGNIGYIDMRGFADFAADGDQAPRQAADAALALVAGTDALIFDLRDNGGGSPAMVGYLIGHFVPDEAKIYNIFKTRGEPDSDEAPSVPIAGQRRLDTPLYVLTSGRTASAAESFAYTLQAAKRASVVGEASAGGANPGGGAPLGDGLSVFISSGTPINPITGRNWEGTGVTPDVAVPAAQALDRAQQLALTRLVAAPLEPAVLTENRWALEALSAPAPERQNLARYEGGYGPYQAKVVDGRLQLTTGRRPPSVLTPLDDKGLFFVEGAPSRRVRFDETALVFLSPDGSQTRQPRHGAATGAS; this comes from the coding sequence ATGAAGCTGCTGACCGCCCTGAGCCTGAGCGCCGGCTTGCTGACGAGCGCCGCCGCCGCCCAGACCCCGATCGCGCCGCGCGCCAAGGTCGAGGCGCTGGCCGCGGCGATCGACGCGCAGTTCTACGATCCGGCCCGGGCCGGCAAGCTCGCCGCCGAGCTGCGGGCCGAGGCCGGGAAGGGGACTTATGACAGGCTCACCGACCCGCGCGACTTCGCTGCGGCCCTGACCGAGCGGCTGCGGCCGCAGGACGGGCATTTTGCGGTCAGCTGGACGCCCCCGGAGGCCGCGTCCGCGACGGCACCGCCGGCCCGCAGCGGGCCGCCGCCGTTCCTGTCGCGGCGCGGCGGCTACGGCTTCGTGGCCGTGAAGGTGCTGCCCGGGAACATCGGCTACATCGACATGCGTGGCTTCGCCGACTTCGCAGCCGACGGCGACCAAGCCCCGCGGCAGGCGGCCGATGCGGCGCTGGCGCTGGTGGCCGGGACCGACGCGCTGATCTTCGACCTTCGCGACAACGGCGGCGGCTCGCCGGCCATGGTCGGCTACCTGATCGGCCACTTCGTCCCGGACGAGGCCAAGATCTACAACATCTTCAAGACTCGCGGCGAACCCGACAGCGACGAGGCGCCGAGCGTGCCGATCGCCGGGCAGCGGCGGCTCGATACGCCGCTCTATGTGCTGACCAGCGGGCGCACGGCTTCGGCGGCCGAGAGCTTCGCCTACACCCTGCAGGCGGCGAAGCGGGCGAGCGTGGTCGGCGAGGCCTCGGCCGGCGGGGCCAATCCGGGCGGCGGCGCGCCGCTGGGCGACGGGCTTTCGGTGTTCATCTCCTCGGGCACGCCGATCAACCCGATCACCGGCAGGAACTGGGAGGGTACGGGGGTGACGCCCGACGTGGCGGTCCCGGCCGCGCAGGCGCTTGATCGGGCTCAGCAATTGGCGCTGACCCGGCTGGTCGCCGCGCCGCTGGAGCCCGCGGTCCTGACCGAGAACCGCTGGGCGCTGGAAGCGCTGTCGGCTCCCGCGCCGGAGCGCCAGAATCTGGCCCGCTACGAAGGCGGCTATGGGCCCTACCAGGCCAAGGTGGTGGACGGGCGGCTGCAACTGACGACCGGCCGGCGCCCGCCCAGCGTGCTGACGCCGCTGGACGACAAGGGCCTGTTCTTCGTCGAAGGCGCGCCTTCGCGGCGGGTCAGGTTCGACGAAACGGCGCTGGTCTTCCTGTCGCCGGACGGGTCGCAAACGCGGCAACCGCGCCACGGCGCCGCAACGGGAGCAAGCTAG
- a CDS encoding NADP-dependent malic enzyme has translation MSDAEKRTFTDEEALSFHKHPTPGKIAIAPTKPMATQRDLSLAYSPGVAVPVLKIAEDPETAYDYTSKGNLVAVISNGTAILGLGNLGALASKPVMEGKSVLFKRFADVDSIDIEVSATDPDEIITVVKNIGITFGGINLEDIKAPECFRIETELQELLDIPVFHDDQHGTAIISAAGLINACAITGRDISKIKVVLNGAGAAGIATIELIKAMGVSPENVIACDSKGVIYRGRPNDMNQWKSAHAVDTDARTLSEALDGADVFIGLSVKGALTPDMIKAMAPKPIIFAMANPDPEITPEEVYTVRADAIVATGRSDYPNQVNNVLGFPYIFRGAMDVRARRVNMEMKIACARALAELAREDVPDEVAAAYHGTQLKFGPQYIIPTPFDPRLLAYIPPFVAQAAMDTGVARKPIEDMDAYRASLAQRLDPTAAFLQKLQGAVLKAPNKRIVFAEGEEPTVIRAAHAFEAAGLGHAILVGRDELVKQNMIEAGLDPAETKLEIINARVSRHNPEFVDFLYERLSRQGYLKRDVQRLINQDRNSFAASMVALGYADGMVTGVTRSYDQVLEEVLRVIDPAPDGRVMGMSVVLAKGHTLFIADTNVTEMPEAEELVEIACEAARTVKSLGYVPRVAFMSYSTFGNPMGVRSEKVRDAVAMLDMMDVDFEYEGEMPPELALDPSKRVNYPFMRLTGPANVLIMPAIHSAAISTQLVQSLGGATVIGPLLLGLSKSVQIAPLSASVSRVLQMATLAAYEQDAIEAQG, from the coding sequence ATGAGCGACGCCGAGAAACGCACCTTCACCGACGAGGAAGCGCTGAGCTTCCACAAGCACCCGACCCCCGGGAAGATCGCCATTGCGCCGACCAAGCCGATGGCCACCCAGCGGGACCTGTCGCTTGCCTATTCGCCGGGCGTGGCCGTACCTGTGCTCAAGATCGCGGAAGATCCTGAGACCGCCTACGACTACACCTCCAAGGGCAACCTGGTGGCGGTGATCTCCAACGGCACCGCGATCCTCGGGCTCGGCAACCTCGGCGCCCTAGCCTCCAAGCCGGTGATGGAGGGCAAGAGCGTGCTCTTCAAGCGCTTCGCCGACGTCGACTCCATCGACATCGAGGTCAGCGCCACCGACCCCGACGAGATCATCACGGTAGTCAAGAACATCGGGATCACCTTCGGCGGCATCAACCTTGAGGACATCAAGGCGCCGGAGTGTTTCCGCATCGAGACCGAGCTGCAGGAGCTGCTCGACATCCCGGTGTTCCATGACGACCAGCACGGCACCGCGATCATTTCGGCCGCCGGCCTGATCAACGCCTGCGCCATCACCGGCCGCGACATCTCCAAGATCAAGGTGGTGCTGAACGGCGCCGGCGCGGCCGGCATCGCCACCATCGAGCTGATCAAGGCCATGGGCGTCTCGCCCGAGAACGTCATCGCCTGCGACTCCAAGGGCGTGATCTATCGCGGCCGCCCCAACGACATGAACCAGTGGAAGAGCGCCCACGCGGTCGACACTGATGCGCGCACGCTCTCCGAGGCGCTGGACGGCGCGGACGTGTTCATCGGCCTGTCGGTCAAGGGCGCCCTGACCCCGGACATGATCAAGGCGATGGCCCCCAAGCCGATCATCTTCGCCATGGCCAACCCCGATCCGGAGATCACCCCGGAAGAGGTCTACACCGTCCGCGCGGACGCCATCGTCGCCACCGGCCGCAGCGACTATCCCAACCAGGTCAACAACGTCCTGGGCTTCCCCTACATCTTCCGCGGCGCGATGGACGTGCGCGCTCGCCGCGTGAACATGGAGATGAAGATCGCCTGCGCCCGCGCCCTGGCCGAACTGGCCCGGGAAGACGTGCCGGACGAAGTGGCGGCCGCCTATCACGGCACCCAGCTGAAGTTCGGGCCGCAGTACATCATCCCGACCCCGTTCGACCCGCGGCTGCTCGCCTACATCCCGCCGTTCGTCGCCCAGGCGGCGATGGACACCGGCGTGGCGCGCAAGCCGATCGAGGACATGGACGCCTATCGCGCCTCGCTGGCCCAGCGGCTCGACCCGACGGCGGCCTTCCTGCAGAAGCTGCAGGGCGCGGTGCTGAAGGCGCCGAACAAGCGCATCGTCTTCGCCGAAGGCGAGGAGCCGACGGTGATCCGCGCCGCCCACGCCTTCGAGGCCGCGGGCCTGGGCCACGCCATCCTGGTCGGCCGCGACGAGCTGGTGAAGCAGAACATGATCGAGGCCGGGCTGGACCCGGCCGAAACCAAGCTCGAGATCATCAACGCCCGCGTCTCGCGGCATAATCCCGAGTTCGTGGACTTCCTCTACGAGCGGCTGTCGCGCCAGGGCTACCTGAAGCGCGACGTCCAGCGGCTGATCAACCAGGACCGCAACTCGTTCGCCGCCTCAATGGTGGCGCTGGGCTATGCCGATGGCATGGTCACCGGCGTGACCCGCTCCTACGACCAGGTGCTGGAAGAGGTGCTGCGGGTGATCGACCCGGCCCCCGACGGCCGGGTGATGGGCATGAGCGTCGTGCTGGCCAAGGGCCACACCCTGTTCATCGCCGACACCAACGTCACCGAGATGCCCGAGGCCGAGGAACTGGTCGAGATCGCCTGCGAGGCGGCCCGCACGGTCAAGTCGCTGGGTTACGTGCCGCGCGTGGCGTTCATGTCCTATTCGACCTTCGGCAATCCGATGGGCGTGCGCTCCGAGAAGGTGCGCGACGCGGTGGCCATGCTCGACATGATGGACGTCGACTTCGAGTACGAAGGCGAAATGCCGCCGGAGCTGGCGCTCGACCCCAGCAAGCGGGTCAACTATCCGTTCATGCGCCTGACCGGCCCGGCCAACGTGCTGATCATGCCGGCCATCCACTCGGCGGCGATCTCGACCCAGCTGGTGCAGTCGCTCGGCGGCGCCACGGTGATCGGGCCGCTGCTGCTGGGCCTGTCGAAGTCGGTGCAGATCGCCCCGCTCTCGGCCTCGGTCTCCCGCGTTCTGCAGATGGCGACCCTGGCCGCCTACGAGCAGGACGCCATCGAGGCGCAAGGATGA
- a CDS encoding Hsp70 family protein yields the protein MTGLSIGIDFGTTNTVVALAGADGPAHLVKFPAPEREVFAFRSALSFYAPPDLPNEREVEAGPWAIEAYVEDPLETRFIQSFKSFAASESFTETQIIGRRYQFEDLLSAFLLKLREHAGDDLAQLPKRVIVGRPVTFAGGAPNEDLALARYETGFRRLGFEEILYSYEPVGAAFFFARELQEDATVLVGDFGGGTSDFSIIRFTRENGEIRSTPLGRAGVGVAGDAFDYRIIDNLVSPELGKGSSYKSFGKILPVPNRYYSTFARWDQLALMRASRDMREIRKLVREAVEPDKIERLVEVLDENYGYRLYRSVSALKEALSSQEKAQFKFAAGSIDIGREVERAEFEDWIAPELHLIEDAVDRAMSDAGLNAGGVDRVFLTGGSSLVPAVRDIFYRRFDASKIESGSELESIASGLALMGRERDLTKWARGA from the coding sequence ATGACCGGTCTCAGCATCGGCATCGATTTCGGCACGACCAATACGGTCGTCGCGCTCGCAGGGGCGGACGGGCCGGCGCATCTGGTCAAGTTCCCCGCGCCGGAAAGGGAGGTCTTCGCCTTCCGCTCGGCGCTGTCGTTCTACGCCCCGCCGGACCTGCCCAACGAGCGCGAGGTCGAGGCTGGGCCGTGGGCCATCGAGGCGTATGTCGAGGACCCGCTGGAGACGCGGTTCATCCAGTCGTTCAAGAGCTTCGCGGCCTCGGAGAGCTTCACCGAGACGCAGATTATCGGCCGCCGCTACCAGTTCGAGGACCTGCTCTCGGCCTTCCTGCTGAAGCTCCGCGAGCACGCCGGCGACGACCTGGCCCAGCTGCCCAAGCGGGTGATCGTCGGGCGGCCGGTGACCTTCGCCGGCGGGGCGCCGAACGAGGACCTCGCCCTGGCCCGCTATGAGACCGGGTTCCGGCGGCTGGGCTTCGAGGAGATCCTCTATTCCTATGAGCCGGTCGGGGCGGCGTTCTTCTTCGCCCGCGAGCTGCAGGAGGACGCCACCGTGCTGGTCGGCGACTTCGGCGGCGGCACCAGCGACTTCTCGATCATCCGCTTCACCCGCGAGAACGGCGAGATCCGCTCGACCCCGCTGGGTCGCGCCGGGGTCGGCGTCGCGGGCGACGCCTTCGACTACCGGATCATCGACAACCTGGTCTCGCCGGAGCTGGGCAAGGGCTCGAGCTACAAGTCGTTCGGCAAGATCCTGCCGGTGCCGAACCGCTACTATTCGACCTTCGCGCGCTGGGACCAGCTGGCGCTGATGCGCGCTAGCCGCGACATGCGCGAGATCCGCAAGCTGGTCCGCGAGGCGGTCGAGCCGGATAAGATCGAGCGGCTGGTCGAGGTGCTGGACGAGAACTACGGCTACCGGCTTTACCGCTCGGTGTCGGCGCTGAAGGAGGCCCTGTCGTCGCAGGAAAAAGCGCAGTTCAAGTTCGCGGCCGGCAGCATCGACATCGGCCGCGAGGTCGAGCGGGCCGAGTTCGAGGACTGGATCGCGCCGGAACTGCACCTGATCGAGGACGCGGTCGACCGGGCGATGAGCGACGCCGGGCTCAACGCCGGCGGCGTCGACCGGGTGTTCCTGACCGGCGGCTCGTCACTGGTGCCGGCGGTGCGCGACATCTTCTACCGCCGGTTCGACGCCTCGAAGATCGAGAGCGGGTCTGAGCTGGAGTCGATCGCCTCGGGCCTGGCGCTGATGGGCCGCGAGCGCGACCTGACGAAGTGGGCGCGCGGGGCTTAG